Proteins encoded within one genomic window of Prauserella marina:
- a CDS encoding class I SAM-dependent methyltransferase, with the protein MYGADLAEVFELIHRGRGKDYLAEAEVVTKWIRSRVPNAVSLLDVACGTGSHLKAFATLFDHVEGLEISEPFVRTARETVPGAELHLGDMRDFDLGRRFDAISCMFGSIGYLTTTRELTATLTRFAHHLVPGGAVAVDPWWFLENYADGYVSGSVLQVDGMTISRVSHSKLEGNASRMDVHYVVADSVNGARHFVENHLITLFTREQYETAFAAAGFAVDYIEGLHSGRGLFIGARK; encoded by the coding sequence GTGTATGGAGCCGATCTGGCCGAGGTCTTCGAACTGATCCATCGCGGCCGGGGTAAGGACTACCTCGCCGAGGCCGAAGTGGTGACAAAGTGGATCCGGTCGCGCGTCCCGAACGCGGTCTCGCTACTGGACGTCGCTTGCGGGACCGGATCGCACCTGAAGGCGTTCGCAACGTTGTTCGATCACGTCGAGGGCCTGGAGATCTCCGAACCATTCGTGCGGACCGCAAGAGAAACCGTGCCAGGGGCTGAATTGCACCTCGGCGATATGCGTGACTTCGATCTCGGCCGGAGGTTCGACGCGATCAGCTGCATGTTCGGCTCGATCGGATACTTGACCACCACGCGGGAGCTGACCGCGACGCTGACCAGGTTCGCCCACCATCTCGTTCCCGGCGGAGCAGTTGCGGTCGATCCATGGTGGTTCCTGGAAAACTACGCCGACGGCTACGTCTCCGGATCGGTGCTCCAAGTGGATGGCATGACCATCTCCAGGGTGTCGCACTCCAAGTTGGAGGGCAACGCGTCCAGGATGGACGTGCACTACGTCGTCGCCGACTCCGTCAACGGTGCCCGGCATTTCGTCGAGAATCACCTGATCACGCTGTTCACCCGTGAGCAATACGAAACCGCCTTCGCCGCGGCCGGTTTCGCGGTCGACTACATCGAGGGCCTGCACTCCGGCCGCGGCCTGTTCATCGGCGCCCGCAAGTAG